From the Oceanispirochaeta sp. genome, one window contains:
- a CDS encoding TIGR00266 family protein: protein MNVEILKAPSNSAAKVILEAGQSFTAEGGSMIAMSGDMHIETSINKNESGAKNILKGLSRKLAGEGLFMNHYTAGSQGGEVYLSTTLPGDMKVLELDGTHNIKVQNSSFVAHSPDVKMNISWGGFKNAFSGENMIWLEMSGKGQIIINAFGMLYPVKVDGEYIVDTGNIAAYDETLEFKISKAGGSWVSSILGGEGLVCRFKGRGTVWCQTHADKTFGASLTPFLIPKKEK, encoded by the coding sequence ATGAATGTAGAAATTCTAAAAGCACCCTCCAATTCGGCTGCCAAAGTTATCCTGGAAGCAGGACAGAGCTTTACGGCGGAGGGGGGATCCATGATCGCCATGTCCGGTGATATGCATATTGAGACGAGTATCAACAAAAATGAAAGCGGGGCTAAAAACATCCTTAAAGGATTGTCCCGGAAACTGGCGGGGGAGGGGCTTTTTATGAACCACTATACCGCCGGCTCTCAGGGGGGAGAGGTCTATTTGTCTACCACCCTTCCCGGGGATATGAAAGTCCTGGAGCTGGACGGGACTCACAATATTAAGGTTCAGAACTCATCCTTTGTGGCCCATAGCCCGGATGTGAAGATGAATATCAGCTGGGGAGGCTTCAAGAATGCCTTTTCCGGTGAAAATATGATCTGGCTGGAAATGTCCGGTAAGGGTCAGATCATCATCAATGCATTCGGCATGCTCTATCCCGTTAAGGTGGATGGGGAGTACATCGTGGATACAGGTAATATCGCTGCCTATGATGAGACCTTGGAGTTTAAAATCAGCAAAGCCGGCGGCAGCTGGGTTTCATCCATTCTGGGTGGCGAGGGACTTGTCTGCCGCTTTAAGGGCCGGGGAACAGTCTGGTGTCAGACTCATGCGGATAAAACCTTTGGTGCCTCTCTGACCCCCTTCCTGATACCCAAAAAGGAGAAATAA